From a single Gimesia fumaroli genomic region:
- the lepA gene encoding translation elongation factor 4 — MKHIRNFCIIAHIDHGKSTLADRLIQTCGGVTQRELHEQMLDSMDIERERGITIKSNSITLDYRTPDGEDYLLNLIDTPGHVDFSHEVRRSLMACEGALIVVDASQGVEAQTVANLYLALEHDLTLLPVINKIDLPAADIERAQEAIDEELGLDPFEAIPISAKNGIGIEDVLQGIVEKLPEPKGDPDAPLKALVFDANFDKFRGVILQCRIMEGTLKPRDTIHFMHAGRDFTVDEVGFNQMKLNPKPQLSAGEVGYIVAGVKSVQDIEIGDTITLLNRQAAEPIPGYQPARQVVFSSIYPMDTGDYVELTKALEKLAINDAALTFDKDSSAALGFGFRCGFLGLLHLDVIQERIQREFDIGLVISAPSVKYNITLRDGSTLEVDNPSYWPDPTSIESVSEPYIKASILTPETYVGPVMELCREHRSESQTMNYLSANRIEVTSVMPLGEVLFDFYGKLKMITRGYGSFDYEPIEYRTTDIVKVDILVNKEPVDTLSYLVHREKARTRALHYCEQLAKEIPRHQFKIPVQGAIGGEVIARTTIAPFRKDVTEKLYGGDVTRKKKLLEKQKKGKAKMKQFGSVNIPQKAFISVLRTDKD, encoded by the coding sequence ATGAAACATATACGAAACTTCTGCATCATCGCTCATATTGACCATGGCAAGTCCACGCTCGCCGACCGGCTCATTCAAACCTGTGGAGGCGTGACCCAACGTGAACTCCATGAACAAATGCTCGACTCGATGGATATTGAGCGCGAACGGGGCATCACCATCAAGAGTAATTCGATTACCCTTGATTACCGGACACCGGATGGTGAAGACTATTTATTGAACCTGATCGATACGCCGGGCCATGTCGATTTCTCGCATGAAGTCCGGCGGTCGTTGATGGCCTGTGAAGGCGCCTTGATTGTGGTCGATGCGTCACAAGGCGTCGAAGCCCAGACGGTAGCGAACCTCTATCTGGCGTTAGAGCATGATCTGACTCTGCTGCCTGTGATTAACAAGATCGATCTTCCGGCCGCGGATATCGAACGGGCACAAGAGGCCATTGATGAAGAATTGGGGCTCGATCCGTTCGAAGCGATCCCGATCTCTGCCAAAAATGGCATCGGCATTGAGGACGTACTACAGGGCATCGTCGAGAAGTTGCCTGAGCCAAAGGGCGATCCGGACGCGCCGCTGAAGGCACTCGTGTTTGACGCAAACTTTGATAAGTTTCGCGGCGTAATCCTGCAGTGTCGTATCATGGAAGGCACGCTCAAGCCGCGCGATACGATCCACTTCATGCACGCCGGTCGCGACTTCACTGTCGATGAAGTGGGCTTTAACCAGATGAAACTCAATCCCAAACCACAGCTCAGCGCCGGTGAGGTGGGTTATATTGTTGCTGGTGTCAAAAGTGTGCAGGACATTGAGATCGGCGATACGATTACTCTGCTGAATCGACAAGCCGCAGAGCCCATTCCCGGCTACCAGCCAGCCCGACAGGTCGTCTTTTCTTCCATCTATCCCATGGACACGGGCGATTACGTGGAACTCACAAAGGCCTTGGAAAAGCTCGCGATCAACGACGCGGCACTTACATTTGATAAAGACAGTTCCGCGGCACTGGGCTTCGGCTTTCGATGCGGTTTTCTCGGACTGCTGCACCTGGATGTGATTCAAGAGCGTATCCAGCGCGAGTTTGACATTGGCCTGGTGATCTCCGCCCCCTCGGTAAAATACAATATAACGTTGAGAGACGGTTCCACGCTCGAAGTTGACAACCCCTCTTACTGGCCCGATCCCACGTCAATCGAGTCGGTCAGCGAGCCCTATATCAAAGCTTCGATTCTGACCCCAGAGACCTACGTCGGTCCGGTTATGGAACTCTGCAGAGAACATCGTTCAGAAAGCCAGACGATGAACTATCTGTCTGCCAATCGGATCGAAGTCACCAGTGTCATGCCGCTCGGCGAAGTCCTGTTCGACTTCTATGGCAAGCTGAAGATGATTACGCGCGGCTACGGGTCGTTCGACTATGAGCCGATTGAATATCGCACCACCGACATCGTGAAGGTCGATATTCTCGTCAACAAAGAACCGGTCGACACGCTGTCTTACCTCGTGCATCGAGAAAAAGCGCGAACGCGGGCACTGCATTACTGCGAACAACTGGCCAAAGAAATTCCTCGGCATCAATTCAAGATACCGGTTCAGGGCGCCATTGGAGGCGAAGTCATTGCCCGAACCACGATCGCACCGTTCCGCAAAGACGTCACCGAGAAGCTGTACGGCGGCGATGTAACGCGCAAGAAAAAGCTGCTCGAAAAGCAGAAAAAGGGCAAGGCAAAAATGAAGCAGTTCGGCAGCGTTAACATCCCCCAGAAAGCGTTTATCTCCGTGCTTCGCACCGACAAGGATTAA
- a CDS encoding NUDIX hydrolase produces the protein MSPMVLQAEAPKDGNFISAGVLAYSTDPATNETVLLLGREFRGENELKYCPGEKWKSIGGTRDNDETTIQTASREFDEETGVDKETGKGGYGKNYILNRINPKLRIKHPRHASYIYLVEVDYKKISDFPTQRSELKQLAWVPAAVLYNAIDSAKKKHPGRFSDNMTKARCYAELPEQYTGEHRMLYPPLVDDLENDTLFRNALKVALAK, from the coding sequence ATGTCTCCCATGGTGTTGCAAGCAGAAGCGCCCAAAGACGGAAACTTTATTTCTGCTGGTGTGCTCGCTTATTCAACAGATCCAGCAACAAATGAAACGGTTTTATTGCTCGGCCGAGAATTTCGAGGGGAGAACGAGTTGAAATACTGCCCTGGAGAAAAGTGGAAAAGCATTGGAGGTACTCGCGATAATGACGAAACCACAATCCAGACAGCATCACGTGAATTTGACGAAGAGACCGGCGTGGATAAGGAAACTGGAAAAGGTGGATATGGCAAGAATTATATCTTAAACCGGATCAATCCCAAACTTAGAATCAAACACCCTCGCCATGCGAGTTATATATATCTAGTAGAAGTCGATTACAAAAAAATTAGTGACTTTCCAACTCAAAGGTCAGAACTCAAGCAATTAGCATGGGTACCGGCAGCAGTATTGTACAACGCAATAGATTCCGCAAAGAAGAAACATCCCGGCCGCTTCTCTGATAACATGACAAAAGCACGTTGCTATGCGGAACTACCTGAACAATACACGGGAGAACATCGAATGTTGTACCCACCACTGGTCGATGACTTGGAAAACGACACGCTGTTCCGCAACGCATTGAAAGTAGCTCTCGCTAAATAA
- a CDS encoding M56 family metallopeptidase, translating into MVVLIGVALVSTAGWLFSLAFSNSAARRHLILTTALVTCLLLPMVLKIRSESDWTLLEIPSSSNSSSMDSEETLPPLRHQPIEESVPLRNQTEDGDARLSKVVVAQENVKTIKKQEESEYYHSQLTTVDREAVSSTQSNGLSQSTLNESAATTMWVWARSCAIVVYAFVTCAMLFRIITSLIGIQRVRRRGIEIGVAHNGIRILVADVAVPLAIGFGRPAIVLPLGFREEVQPDELQDVLDHEAEHLLRGDHWILLLQGITAAAYWPIITVHLLNRELYRAREELCDNAVLARRDPAAYGLTLLAVAEQVRSRRTNAVQLAPSIIRRGELEHRVMGVLDVRRDRRTRMGQSVRWTVATSFLGLAILAGTTRVVAVTNQTVTKLKVAEPKVVESLLPNANISWTGRPLVDSENPTLHRGVVLGPDGKPLVGAAIYAASTIELLELANAAKASAAELGPVRAMTDTQGRFEFHADDLTWVTSGGDRKRWETLLVATKMGVTPGWLKTWGEDRSVRSHWYPHPNREVVLRTRPPETLTGQFLLEGGTPLAGALVRLTGLMAPLEYDLDVHIPKEEDELALFQGVNYAEALSRPAVLPGLKTEATTDEDGRFKLPGLPKGFIAQIEVTHPQAVTTSLRVAVRSMKPVYRKPFLEKGKPTLTLYGSGFTAELPRGAVLRGQVTSGWGANQKAAAGVIVALANHNARSGLSGQRFLTDVDGRFEVTGLPNDPQGYELAFTGSFAAPYADFRQRVAPGGDARVNLAPAVPYRLKLVDPKGNPVDRDVYSIEVQPIPGVSHTGIKERFNDAKRVAPGIYEGIVPTGPASVLVKRGEKTDRPAAVNPKAFFAPGRRDWTLEEERYAYGDDWRIAQPAIVTTERLGVWKNRPIDQLELAAVEFTNARENDGVLELTATVYSDPPVEVTLVDTTGNRVKGAQVKRQLKQYNGQDLPATFSVYGLHPDRAEFLVFTLPERGLIGTLSTRWTSGPLRVVMQPAATLIGRITDETGQPDFDFGIRMSGQGLPPDTFVAGRMNMTTDEPGKRKGEFSLVVLPDVEVRGEFVRMTNQHATRPTIGTAFAPVIPQPGETVDLGDLIMP; encoded by the coding sequence ATGGTGGTTTTGATCGGGGTGGCGCTAGTATCGACCGCTGGTTGGCTGTTTAGCCTGGCATTTTCGAACTCAGCGGCACGGCGGCATCTCATTTTAACAACCGCTCTTGTGACATGCCTGCTTCTGCCAATGGTATTGAAAATCCGATCAGAATCGGACTGGACGTTACTGGAAATACCGAGTTCGAGCAATTCGAGCTCAATGGATTCAGAAGAAACCCTTCCTCCATTAAGGCATCAGCCAATTGAAGAGAGTGTGCCACTGCGCAATCAAACCGAAGATGGCGATGCGCGTTTGTCTAAGGTGGTTGTAGCTCAAGAGAACGTTAAAACGATCAAGAAACAGGAAGAATCGGAGTATTATCACAGTCAACTGACAACCGTTGACCGTGAAGCGGTGTCGTCTACCCAGTCGAACGGATTGAGTCAGTCGACACTTAATGAATCTGCTGCAACAACCATGTGGGTTTGGGCAAGGTCTTGTGCAATAGTGGTCTATGCTTTTGTTACCTGCGCCATGTTGTTTCGAATAATCACCAGTCTGATCGGGATTCAGCGAGTCAGACGGCGGGGTATCGAAATTGGCGTGGCACACAATGGCATTCGCATACTGGTCGCTGATGTGGCGGTGCCGCTGGCGATTGGATTCGGAAGACCGGCGATTGTTTTGCCTCTCGGATTTCGCGAAGAAGTTCAGCCGGACGAACTGCAGGATGTGCTGGACCACGAAGCAGAGCACCTCCTGCGAGGTGACCACTGGATTTTATTGTTGCAAGGCATTACTGCGGCCGCCTATTGGCCGATCATCACGGTGCATTTACTTAACCGGGAACTATATCGTGCACGTGAGGAACTGTGTGACAACGCGGTGCTGGCGAGGCGGGATCCTGCTGCATATGGATTGACATTACTGGCAGTGGCGGAGCAGGTGAGAAGCCGGCGAACCAATGCGGTTCAGCTTGCCCCTTCGATCATCCGGCGCGGTGAACTGGAACACCGCGTAATGGGAGTGCTGGACGTTCGACGTGATCGAAGAACACGAATGGGGCAGTCGGTGCGCTGGACGGTTGCGACGAGTTTCTTGGGGCTTGCAATTCTAGCAGGAACGACTCGAGTGGTCGCCGTCACAAATCAGACTGTCACCAAATTGAAAGTCGCTGAACCAAAGGTGGTCGAGAGTTTGTTGCCAAATGCGAACATAAGCTGGACTGGCAGACCGCTGGTCGATTCTGAGAACCCAACATTGCACCGCGGTGTTGTACTGGGGCCGGATGGAAAACCTCTGGTGGGCGCAGCGATCTACGCCGCGAGTACGATTGAATTACTGGAACTGGCCAATGCTGCGAAAGCAAGTGCTGCAGAACTTGGTCCCGTGCGAGCGATGACGGATACACAAGGGCGATTCGAATTTCATGCGGACGACCTGACTTGGGTCACATCAGGCGGAGACCGAAAGCGGTGGGAAACTCTGCTGGTGGCGACAAAAATGGGCGTTACACCAGGGTGGCTCAAGACGTGGGGAGAAGACCGTAGCGTACGATCGCACTGGTACCCACATCCAAATCGCGAAGTGGTTTTGCGGACACGACCGCCGGAAACGCTGACGGGGCAGTTTCTTCTAGAGGGAGGGACGCCTCTGGCTGGTGCCCTCGTTCGACTTACAGGCTTGATGGCGCCCCTTGAGTATGACCTCGACGTGCATATTCCCAAAGAGGAAGATGAGCTGGCGCTGTTTCAGGGTGTCAATTACGCCGAGGCGCTTTCTCGTCCCGCAGTGCTTCCGGGGCTGAAGACGGAAGCGACGACAGACGAAGACGGTCGTTTCAAACTGCCGGGACTACCGAAGGGCTTCATCGCGCAAATTGAAGTCACGCATCCGCAGGCGGTGACCACGAGTCTGCGCGTCGCTGTGCGGTCGATGAAGCCGGTCTACCGCAAGCCATTTTTAGAAAAGGGCAAGCCGACGCTGACACTGTATGGATCGGGGTTCACAGCAGAATTACCTCGAGGAGCCGTGCTGCGAGGACAAGTTACCTCCGGGTGGGGGGCAAATCAAAAAGCGGCGGCGGGCGTGATCGTCGCGCTGGCAAATCACAATGCCAGGAGTGGGCTGTCAGGACAGCGGTTTCTGACAGACGTTGATGGTCGGTTCGAAGTGACAGGTTTGCCGAACGATCCCCAGGGCTACGAATTGGCGTTTACAGGATCTTTCGCAGCGCCCTACGCTGATTTTCGCCAACGGGTTGCGCCGGGTGGGGATGCCCGAGTGAATCTGGCGCCGGCGGTGCCGTATCGGCTGAAGCTGGTGGATCCGAAAGGCAATCCGGTGGACCGGGACGTTTACTCCATTGAAGTTCAACCAATTCCCGGTGTTAGTCACACTGGAATCAAGGAACGGTTCAATGATGCCAAACGTGTGGCGCCCGGTATCTATGAAGGAATTGTGCCGACGGGACCCGCGTCTGTGCTCGTCAAGCGCGGTGAGAAGACCGACCGACCGGCTGCGGTAAACCCCAAAGCGTTCTTTGCACCAGGACGCAGGGATTGGACGCTGGAAGAGGAACGTTATGCCTATGGAGACGACTGGCGGATTGCGCAGCCTGCGATTGTCACAACGGAACGACTCGGTGTCTGGAAAAATCGGCCAATCGACCAGCTCGAGTTGGCAGCCGTCGAATTTACGAACGCACGGGAGAATGATGGCGTGCTAGAGCTGACTGCGACCGTCTATTCCGACCCACCAGTGGAAGTGACACTCGTCGATACTACCGGTAATCGGGTCAAGGGAGCCCAGGTAAAGAGGCAACTCAAACAGTACAACGGTCAAGATCTGCCAGCAACGTTTTCTGTGTATGGTCTGCATCCAGACCGCGCTGAATTTCTTGTTTTCACTCTCCCGGAACGAGGTCTGATCGGGACGCTTTCCACGAGATGGACCAGCGGCCCTTTGCGTGTAGTCATGCAACCGGCGGCAACGTTGATCGGACGAATCACAGACGAGACAGGCCAACCTGACTTTGATTTCGGCATTCGCATGTCTGGTCAGGGGCTGCCGCCAGACACCTTTGTTGCAGGGCGAATGAATATGACAACGGATGAACCGGGGAAACGAAAGGGAGAATTTTCACTAGTGGTTCTACCAGATGTCGAAGTACGCGGCGAGTTCGTCAGGATGACTAACCAGCATGCTACGCGACCTACAATCGGCACCGCGTTCGCTCCAGTAATTCCACAGCCGGGTGAGACGGTGGATCTCGGAGACCTGATCATGCCTTGA
- a CDS encoding type II and III secretion system protein family protein, with translation MFARYTSFFALSLSLATVSLGADPEECRPPQKLLPSTHEKSRHLSALDHLRIAREQLEAAGLAEQAVKLQELSDLLNQRIRRERTELSRQMTELQKQSEQLRRLMGTPDKILCRCCILELSSEAAAEFAAAAEPVSSTSGPQSDPDPTVSVYKKAEAAIQQLKKSGRVTMVHASPHIVTAPGQPATFKTGGEFPILIPAGDNQTSVEWKPFGVVCKVEPHLLDTGKIQLLFSPEISHQDFTNAVKVNDLLVPGLTVRRVNTQAEMNLGETLVVRTVSSQGRQSQAVNAKSESPPEKKTVTLFMVTPVAFD, from the coding sequence ATGTTTGCACGCTATACCAGTTTTTTCGCATTGTCGCTATCTCTGGCGACGGTAAGTCTCGGTGCTGATCCTGAAGAGTGCCGTCCGCCGCAGAAACTTCTTCCATCGACCCATGAAAAGAGCCGCCATCTATCGGCCCTGGATCATCTCCGCATAGCGAGGGAGCAACTGGAAGCAGCGGGGCTGGCTGAACAAGCGGTGAAGCTGCAAGAACTGTCAGACCTGCTTAACCAACGCATCCGCCGAGAGCGAACCGAGTTATCACGACAGATGACAGAGCTTCAGAAACAATCGGAACAACTACGACGGCTGATGGGAACGCCAGACAAAATCCTCTGCCGTTGTTGCATTCTTGAACTATCAAGCGAAGCGGCTGCAGAATTTGCAGCGGCAGCGGAACCGGTGAGTTCTACAAGCGGCCCGCAGAGTGATCCCGATCCCACTGTTTCGGTTTATAAGAAGGCAGAGGCAGCCATCCAGCAACTGAAAAAATCGGGTAGGGTGACAATGGTGCATGCCAGTCCGCACATCGTCACGGCTCCCGGCCAACCAGCGACATTTAAGACTGGCGGCGAATTCCCGATCTTGATCCCTGCGGGAGATAATCAAACCTCCGTCGAATGGAAGCCGTTCGGCGTTGTTTGCAAGGTCGAACCACATTTGCTCGACACGGGAAAAATCCAGCTCCTGTTTTCTCCTGAAATCTCGCACCAGGACTTCACGAACGCGGTCAAAGTGAATGACCTTTTGGTCCCCGGTTTAACGGTGCGTCGCGTCAACACACAGGCCGAAATGAACCTCGGGGAAACACTTGTGGTCAGGACGGTTTCGAGTCAGGGAAGACAAAGTCAGGCGGTGAACGCGAAATCTGAAAGCCCGCCTGAGAAAAAGACGGTAACGCTGTTTATGGTGACACCGGTTGCCTTCGATTAG
- a CDS encoding DUF4303 domain-containing protein produces the protein MATPTEEELVNAIADAGRQAILQLFREHPETFYYCALITTGEAHAPFLAAWSVEALERAASSADDPETERKYLKWSYADSPFCCYGEEYFDLVNARFAKRPLMNYQMEEQEWAVEYELRLSAMEKAVAQLDSEGLFGRGKDREAIYINVEVMPPDYTNTERARRLNPPQAIAAWLEEAAEPS, from the coding sequence ATGGCTACCCCCACTGAAGAGGAACTCGTCAATGCGATCGCCGACGCTGGAAGACAGGCGATATTACAGCTCTTTCGCGAACACCCCGAAACCTTTTACTACTGTGCCCTGATTACCACTGGAGAAGCGCATGCGCCTTTTCTTGCTGCGTGGTCAGTCGAAGCTTTGGAGAGAGCTGCATCAAGTGCCGATGATCCGGAAACAGAACGTAAATACTTGAAGTGGTCCTACGCGGATTCCCCTTTCTGCTGTTATGGCGAGGAGTACTTCGATCTAGTCAACGCGCGATTCGCAAAACGTCCTCTGATGAACTACCAAATGGAGGAACAGGAATGGGCGGTGGAGTATGAACTTCGCCTTTCTGCCATGGAAAAGGCGGTAGCCCAACTAGACTCAGAGGGACTGTTTGGAAGGGGCAAAGACCGCGAAGCGATCTACATCAATGTGGAAGTAATGCCGCCGGATTACACCAACACAGAACGTGCCCGCCGTCTCAATCCGCCTCAGGCAATCGCTGCCTGGCTCGAAGAGGCCGCGGAACCATCGTAG
- a CDS encoding BlaI/MecI/CopY family transcriptional regulator — protein sequence MKITELSAAEREVMEIVWDRGEVTAREARDALSRDVARNTVRTLLERMEEKGWVTHREVGRTFVYRAAHPREETIGRKVQELVDSFCGGSTETLVAALLDYRGLRPGELERIRKMLKEAKGGRLKNG from the coding sequence ATGAAAATCACGGAGTTATCCGCGGCGGAGCGCGAGGTGATGGAAATTGTCTGGGATCGCGGCGAGGTGACCGCAAGGGAAGCGCGCGACGCGTTATCACGTGACGTGGCCCGCAATACTGTCCGCACATTGTTAGAGCGAATGGAAGAGAAAGGCTGGGTGACGCACCGTGAGGTTGGACGTACGTTTGTGTACCGTGCCGCGCACCCAAGAGAGGAGACGATTGGTCGTAAGGTACAAGAGCTGGTCGATTCCTTCTGTGGCGGGTCGACGGAAACGTTAGTCGCCGCACTATTAGATTACCGTGGGCTGCGTCCGGGGGAATTAGAACGGATTCGCAAGATGTTGAAAGAGGCGAAAGGTGGTCGTTTGAAAAACGGCTGA
- a CDS encoding outer membrane protein assembly factor BamE: protein MKLIIACCVFFALTPAAHATDRYYFDIHVRSQSGQYQVNATSPDKEAFQANFTYKCVDTKSGKTIWTRKQPMQKPQLFKFPNGSFEYAIPKEGSPVMIFVSDHGTAVILTSRDHLIVVSSKGQKVGESDFLKDALTEDEIDQFVHRWLLGQSWSRFNAWYFLDLPGRKLFVIRSGWGRRIFVNALKGKLVQSSQALEADAEEREKKLVMATLSLKEEPDNHELSKLAAAYLAGILKLPEAIPFLRTLEESRYSSSCTCGGNYDDEDFNNEIDPRRYCTYDLRQVTQLSLRRLGVTPKHLPCHSFKLEKDGIAIPFKSTVQERPRHEAVELVEVGMSAREVLNTIGAPDYIDHDTWSYDIDASPPFSLNLTFNARNVTATKKEAPLWKSGLARDEALAF from the coding sequence ATGAAATTAATCATAGCCTGCTGCGTTTTCTTCGCTCTGACCCCGGCAGCACATGCGACGGATCGCTACTACTTCGACATTCACGTCCGTTCTCAATCGGGCCAATATCAAGTGAACGCGACTTCTCCTGACAAGGAAGCTTTCCAGGCTAATTTCACCTACAAATGTGTCGACACTAAAAGCGGTAAGACGATCTGGACTCGCAAACAGCCAATGCAGAAGCCGCAATTGTTCAAATTCCCTAATGGTTCGTTCGAATATGCGATCCCGAAAGAAGGGTCTCCCGTGATGATCTTCGTCTCTGATCACGGAACGGCAGTGATCCTCACTTCGAGAGATCATCTGATCGTTGTTTCCTCAAAGGGTCAAAAGGTGGGTGAGTCTGATTTCTTAAAAGATGCATTGACAGAAGACGAGATTGACCAGTTTGTACACCGCTGGCTGCTAGGACAAAGCTGGTCCCGCTTTAATGCCTGGTATTTCCTCGATCTTCCTGGACGCAAACTATTTGTGATCCGTTCCGGATGGGGACGTCGTATTTTTGTGAATGCCCTCAAAGGAAAACTCGTCCAAAGCAGTCAGGCCTTGGAGGCAGATGCCGAGGAAAGGGAGAAGAAACTGGTAATGGCAACGTTAAGCTTAAAAGAAGAGCCAGACAACCACGAATTATCGAAGTTGGCAGCAGCCTATTTAGCAGGCATCTTGAAACTGCCAGAAGCCATACCTTTTTTGAGGACTCTTGAAGAATCCAGGTATAGCAGTAGCTGTACCTGCGGAGGCAATTATGATGACGAAGACTTCAATAATGAAATTGACCCACGCCGTTATTGCACGTATGACCTTCGCCAGGTAACACAACTCTCCCTCAGGAGACTGGGAGTCACCCCCAAACATCTGCCATGCCATTCATTTAAATTGGAAAAAGATGGCATCGCAATACCCTTTAAATCTACCGTACAAGAACGGCCTCGTCACGAAGCAGTAGAACTGGTGGAAGTGGGCATGTCAGCCAGAGAAGTGCTCAACACAATCGGAGCTCCAGATTACATTGACCACGATACCTGGAGCTACGACATTGATGCCTCCCCACCATTCAGTCTTAACTTGACGTTCAATGCGCGCAACGTAACAGCAACGAAGAAAGAAGCCCCGCTTTGGAAATCCGGATTGGCTCGGGACGAGGCCCTGGCATTTTAA
- a CDS encoding prolyl hydroxylase family protein, with translation MREEIWLTDSVFTVENFLTPQECDKYIRISEDFGYEEALVSSPRGQVLRKDVRNNERVMFQNEEFAEWLWERARDFIPQSYDDRAAVGVNEMLRFYRYDPGQQFNWHQDFPYERDNGEQSYLTLIIYLNDDFKGGETSFEDSYSEELFDEFKVVPKQGMALFFEHAIHHKGEPVTRGRKYVLRTDVMYAAEDAEYDYEDENEDEW, from the coding sequence ATGCGCGAAGAAATCTGGCTCACTGACTCTGTCTTTACAGTCGAGAATTTTTTGACACCCCAAGAGTGCGACAAATACATTCGCATCAGCGAGGATTTTGGATACGAAGAGGCGCTGGTCTCCAGCCCGCGCGGTCAGGTCTTGCGAAAAGATGTCCGCAATAACGAGCGGGTCATGTTTCAAAACGAGGAATTCGCCGAATGGCTGTGGGAACGGGCACGCGACTTTATCCCACAGTCGTACGATGACCGTGCTGCAGTTGGAGTCAATGAAATGTTACGTTTCTACCGCTACGATCCCGGTCAGCAATTCAACTGGCACCAAGACTTTCCCTACGAACGTGATAATGGCGAACAGAGCTATTTGACATTGATCATCTATCTGAACGATGACTTCAAGGGGGGTGAAACATCGTTCGAAGATTCGTATTCCGAAGAATTGTTCGATGAATTCAAAGTCGTACCGAAACAGGGAATGGCTTTGTTTTTTGAACATGCCATTCACCATAAAGGCGAGCCCGTAACGCGCGGCCGCAAGTATGTCTTGCGCACGGACGTGATGTACGCAGCCGAAGATGCCGAGTATGATTACGAAGATGAAAACGAGGACGAATGGTAA
- a CDS encoding sugar phosphate isomerase/epimerase family protein, whose product MIESNLLSRRQFVLFAAAAAASSPLLTRGAESQDGYLKGRLYKTLKIGMVRTGKTLEEKFATAKEAGFDGIELNTPGIDVKEVRAAIKATGLPVDGSVNAGHWNVRHTDPDPAVRKKALESLKEALRQTHAVGGNSVLLVVGKGVDGPEEEIWKRSVENISQAIPVAAELGIHILVENVWNQFCYDHEGDHTQTADKFVKYIDEFDSPWVGMQFDIGNHWKYGSMGDWIRQLNKRVVKLDLKGFSREMGKFTKIGEGDLDWADVRKALAEIQYAGWAAAEVAGGDLTRLKEVSANMDRVFGLTSQA is encoded by the coding sequence ATGATTGAATCAAATTTACTTTCTCGTCGCCAGTTTGTATTGTTCGCGGCAGCCGCTGCAGCTTCCAGTCCTTTACTGACTCGAGGGGCAGAGAGTCAAGATGGCTATCTGAAGGGACGCTTGTATAAGACGCTTAAGATTGGCATGGTTCGCACCGGCAAGACACTCGAAGAAAAATTTGCGACAGCGAAGGAAGCTGGCTTTGACGGGATCGAATTGAATACTCCGGGAATTGATGTCAAAGAAGTCCGTGCCGCCATCAAAGCCACAGGGCTTCCCGTAGACGGATCGGTTAACGCCGGGCACTGGAACGTTCGCCATACCGATCCTGATCCCGCAGTGCGGAAGAAGGCGCTGGAGAGTCTCAAGGAAGCGTTGCGTCAGACGCATGCCGTCGGCGGCAACTCGGTTCTGCTGGTTGTTGGCAAGGGAGTGGATGGCCCTGAAGAAGAAATCTGGAAACGATCGGTCGAGAATATTTCCCAGGCGATTCCCGTGGCGGCAGAGCTTGGCATTCATATTCTGGTCGAAAATGTCTGGAACCAGTTCTGCTACGATCATGAAGGCGACCACACTCAGACCGCAGACAAGTTTGTGAAGTACATCGACGAATTCGATTCTCCCTGGGTCGGCATGCAGTTCGATATCGGCAATCACTGGAAGTACGGCAGCATGGGCGATTGGATTCGCCAGCTCAATAAACGAGTCGTCAAGCTGGATCTGAAAGGCTTCTCGCGTGAGATGGGCAAGTTCACCAAGATCGGTGAAGGCGACCTGGACTGGGCCGACGTCCGCAAGGCACTGGCCGAAATCCAATACGCCGGCTGGGCCGCAGCCGAAGTCGCCGGCGGCGATCTAACCCGCCTGAAAGAAGTCTCGGCGAATATGGATCGTGTGTTTGGTTTGACGAGCCAGGCTTAA